One part of the Brevundimonas subvibrioides ATCC 15264 genome encodes these proteins:
- the fni gene encoding type 2 isopentenyl-diphosphate Delta-isomerase, translating to MSEPSITDRKDQHLDVVLAGGGRHARDAGFDAVRFVHEALPDLDHGKIDLGIDFLGRRLQAPLLISSMTGGPARAEAINAHLAEAAQALGIALAVGSQRAALEGGGGGGLNQSLRDRAPDTPILANIGAAQLTRGFGVDEARRIIDMIGADALIVHLNPLQEACQPEGDRDWWGVGAALEALIRKLGVPVIVKETGAGISAATARRLFAMGVAGVDVAGAGGANWGLIEGERATDQADKAHALAFADWGISTARAIETVREACPDSLIIGSGGVRDGVDAAKAIRLGADLVGQAAGVLVAATQSTEAVVEHFQIVIRQLRTSCFCTGSSNLVELKRAALLGG from the coding sequence TTGTCCGAACCGAGCATCACCGATCGAAAAGATCAGCATCTGGACGTGGTCCTGGCCGGCGGCGGGCGCCATGCGCGGGACGCGGGATTCGACGCGGTTCGGTTCGTCCATGAGGCGCTGCCCGATCTGGATCACGGCAAGATCGACTTGGGCATAGATTTTCTGGGGCGCCGATTGCAGGCTCCGCTGCTGATCAGCTCGATGACGGGCGGGCCGGCGCGGGCCGAAGCCATCAACGCCCATCTGGCCGAGGCGGCCCAGGCCCTGGGCATCGCGCTTGCCGTCGGATCCCAGCGCGCCGCGCTGGAGGGCGGAGGAGGGGGCGGGCTGAACCAGTCCCTGCGCGACCGGGCCCCCGACACGCCCATCCTGGCCAACATCGGTGCGGCGCAGCTGACCCGCGGGTTCGGGGTCGATGAGGCGCGTCGGATCATCGACATGATCGGGGCCGATGCGCTGATCGTCCATCTGAACCCCCTGCAGGAGGCCTGTCAGCCCGAGGGCGATCGCGACTGGTGGGGTGTCGGCGCGGCGCTGGAGGCCCTGATCCGCAAGCTTGGCGTGCCCGTGATCGTCAAGGAGACGGGTGCCGGAATCTCGGCGGCCACCGCGCGCCGCCTGTTCGCCATGGGCGTGGCCGGGGTCGACGTCGCGGGCGCGGGGGGGGCGAACTGGGGACTGATCGAGGGAGAGCGCGCCACCGATCAGGCCGACAAGGCCCACGCACTGGCCTTCGCGGACTGGGGCATCTCCACCGCCCGGGCCATCGAGACGGTCCGGGAGGCCTGCCCTGACAGCCTGATCATCGGTTCGGGTGGCGTGCGTGACGGCGTCGATGCCGCCAAGGCGATCCGGCTGGGTGCCGATCTCGTGGGGCAGGCCGCCGGGGTTCTGGTGGCTGCGACCCAGTCCACGGAGGCCGTCGTCGAGCATTTCCAGATCGTGATCCGCCAGCTGCGAACCAGCTGCTTCTGCACCGGGTCGTCGAACCTGGTCGAACTGAAACGGGCCGCCCTGCTGGGCGGCTAG
- a CDS encoding sterol desaturase family protein, translating into MLVLWFTALTVAVFFLMEGVAWLTHRYVMHGPIGWAWHRDHHEPHDKMFEVNDLYGVVGALGGISLFVLAWLTGLWWIRAIALGVTLYGVVYAFVHDGLVHQRWPFHWMPRNGYARRLVQAHKLHHAVQTRDGAVSFGFVLAPNPHRLNAILKARRAERLGDIAP; encoded by the coding sequence ATGCTCGTCCTCTGGTTCACCGCCCTGACCGTGGCCGTCTTCTTTCTGATGGAAGGGGTCGCCTGGCTGACCCATCGTTATGTGATGCACGGCCCGATCGGCTGGGCCTGGCACCGCGACCATCACGAGCCGCATGACAAGATGTTCGAGGTCAATGACCTGTACGGCGTTGTCGGGGCCTTGGGCGGGATCAGCCTGTTCGTCCTCGCCTGGCTGACCGGGCTATGGTGGATCAGGGCGATCGCGCTTGGCGTCACACTTTACGGCGTCGTCTATGCCTTCGTGCACGACGGACTGGTGCACCAGCGCTGGCCGTTTCACTGGATGCCCCGAAACGGATACGCCCGCCGCCTCGTCCAGGCCCACAAGCTGCACCACGCTGTTCAGACACGCGACGGTGCCGTCTCCTTCGGCTTCGTCCTGGCCCCCAATCCTCACCGGCTCAATGCGATCCTCAAGGCCCGGCGGGCCGAACGCCTGGGCGACATCGCGCCGTGA
- a CDS encoding fatty acid desaturase: MSPGRQTAIGLTLALLIVGGWLTLHIWGVFFQSLAWPAVALAPLLILAQSWLGAGMFIVAHDSMHGSLAPGRPRLNAAIGQLCVGAYAAFSYRTLNVCHHQHHRAPGSAADPDFHADRPEAFGPWFMAFFTRYFGLRELLIVSAVVGIYLFVLKASPLNMMLFWGLPAIVSALQLFVFGTWLPHRHEAHGADFIDRHNARTLQMPWILSLLTCFHFGLHHEHHSSPATPWWRLPTLHREGLRPASTEQV, translated from the coding sequence GTGAGCCCCGGACGCCAGACCGCCATCGGCCTGACCCTCGCCCTGCTGATCGTTGGCGGGTGGCTGACGCTCCACATCTGGGGCGTCTTCTTCCAGAGCCTCGCCTGGCCCGCGGTGGCCCTGGCTCCGCTTCTGATCCTGGCCCAGAGCTGGCTGGGCGCGGGCATGTTCATCGTCGCCCATGATTCGATGCACGGCTCACTGGCGCCGGGCCGCCCCCGCCTCAATGCCGCGATCGGCCAATTGTGCGTGGGGGCCTACGCCGCGTTTTCGTACCGGACGCTGAACGTCTGTCACCACCAGCACCACCGCGCGCCCGGAAGCGCCGCCGACCCGGACTTCCACGCCGACCGGCCCGAAGCCTTCGGTCCCTGGTTCATGGCTTTCTTCACCCGGTATTTCGGCCTGCGCGAACTGCTGATCGTCAGCGCCGTGGTCGGGATCTACCTGTTCGTCCTGAAGGCCAGCCCGCTGAACATGATGCTGTTCTGGGGTCTGCCGGCGATCGTCAGCGCGCTGCAGCTGTTCGTGTTCGGCACCTGGTTGCCGCACCGGCATGAGGCCCACGGTGCAGACTTCATCGACCGGCACAATGCCCGGACCCTGCAGATGCCGTGGATCCTGTCACTGCTGACCTGTTTCCACTTCGGCCTGCACCACGAACATCACAGCTCGCCGGCCACCCCTTGGTGGAGGTTGCCGACGCTTCACCGCGAAGGACTCAGACCCGCGTCCACAGAACAGGTCTAG
- a CDS encoding phytoene/squalene synthase family protein, protein MTADAVLAASKASITKGSKSFRSASRLFDPAVREDAWLLYAWCRACDDEIDGQDHGFGHEELSVEEQQRRLARLYDMTRRAMTGEPMSDPTFAAFQRVAIRHRLPERWAMDMIDGFAMDVEHRDYVTLDDVMAYCWHVAGVVGVMMARVMGVTDPEVLRRAQDLGLAFQLTNISRDVIEDAQGGRVYLPADWLFEAGLEPTAEAVADPANRQTVHAVTRRLLAVAEPYYDSARDGLRGLPFRSSMAIAAARGVYREIGRKVRRGGPGVWRSRVSVSRPMKLWLFARGALIAVWTQTLDRGKSAPPRPVLWTRV, encoded by the coding sequence GTGACCGCAGACGCCGTCCTCGCCGCCTCCAAGGCCTCGATCACCAAGGGATCCAAGAGCTTCCGCTCTGCCTCGCGGCTGTTCGACCCGGCGGTGCGAGAGGATGCCTGGCTGCTCTATGCCTGGTGTCGCGCCTGCGACGACGAGATCGACGGGCAGGACCACGGCTTTGGTCACGAGGAACTGAGCGTCGAGGAGCAGCAGCGTCGGCTGGCGCGGCTGTACGACATGACCCGACGGGCCATGACGGGCGAGCCGATGTCGGACCCGACCTTTGCCGCCTTCCAGCGCGTGGCGATCCGCCACCGGCTGCCGGAGCGGTGGGCGATGGACATGATCGACGGGTTCGCGATGGACGTGGAGCACAGGGACTACGTCACCCTGGACGACGTCATGGCCTATTGCTGGCATGTCGCCGGGGTCGTGGGCGTGATGATGGCTCGGGTCATGGGGGTCACCGACCCCGAGGTGCTGCGCCGCGCGCAGGACCTGGGGCTGGCGTTCCAGCTGACGAACATCTCTCGCGACGTGATCGAGGACGCGCAGGGCGGCCGCGTCTATCTGCCGGCCGACTGGCTGTTCGAGGCAGGCCTTGAGCCCACCGCCGAGGCCGTGGCGGACCCCGCCAACCGGCAGACCGTGCATGCCGTGACCCGGCGGCTGCTGGCGGTGGCCGAGCCCTATTACGACAGCGCACGCGACGGCCTGCGCGGCCTGCCGTTCCGGTCCTCCATGGCCATCGCAGCGGCGCGGGGCGTCTATCGCGAGATCGGCCGCAAGGTCCGGCGGGGCGGACCGGGCGTCTGGCGCAGTCGGGTGTCCGTGAGCCGGCCGATGAAGTTGTGGCTCTTTGCGCGCGGTGCCCTGATCGCCGTCTGGACCCAGACCCTGGACCGCGGAAAATCGGCGCCGCCTAGACCTGTTCTGTGGACGCGGGTCTGA
- a CDS encoding phytoene desaturase, producing MRDVTSKRAVVIGAGFGGIALAIRLQRAGIQTTLLEMRDKPGGRAYVWKEQGFTFDAGPTVITDPDCLKELFDGTGSVLSDYVDLMPVDPFYRLCWEDGASFDYNDDQEAMERQMAAFNPDDVEGYNKFHAYSEELYQEGYLKLGAVPFQSFGSMLQAAPELIRLEAWNSVHTMVARHIKDPHLRQAFSFHTLLVGGDPFKTSSVYGLIHALERRGGVWFARGGTSALINGLVKFFEDLGGDFRLNSRVERIETEGDRATGVTLAGGEVIPAEMVASNADVVTTYEKLLGRTPRGKSKAKSLKSKRFSMSLFVLHFGTSQPQPQLAHHTICFGARYRELISEIFSGPTLPDDFSLYLHAPCATDPSMAPEGMSSHYVLSPVPHLGAADIDWDVKGPEYREKIIDYLEERYIPNLRRDLVTTRIWTPKDFKTDLDAHLGSAFSLEPILTQSAWFRPHNRDDVIDNLYIVGAGTHPGAGIPGVVGSAKATAGLMLEQGQTVR from the coding sequence ATGAGAGACGTGACATCCAAACGCGCGGTGGTGATCGGAGCCGGCTTCGGCGGCATCGCCCTCGCCATCCGGCTGCAACGGGCCGGCATCCAGACGACCCTGCTGGAGATGCGGGACAAGCCCGGCGGGCGGGCTTACGTCTGGAAGGAGCAGGGCTTCACCTTCGATGCCGGCCCGACTGTCATCACGGACCCGGATTGCCTGAAGGAACTGTTCGACGGCACAGGATCGGTCCTGAGCGACTACGTCGACCTGATGCCCGTCGATCCCTTCTACCGGCTGTGCTGGGAGGACGGGGCGTCGTTCGACTACAACGACGATCAGGAGGCGATGGAGCGCCAGATGGCGGCCTTCAATCCCGACGATGTCGAGGGCTACAACAAGTTCCACGCCTATTCGGAGGAGCTCTATCAGGAGGGCTATCTGAAGCTGGGGGCCGTGCCGTTCCAGTCGTTCGGATCGATGCTGCAGGCCGCGCCGGAACTGATCCGGCTCGAGGCCTGGAACAGCGTCCACACCATGGTGGCCCGGCACATCAAGGACCCGCACCTGCGTCAGGCCTTCAGCTTCCACACCCTGCTGGTCGGCGGTGACCCGTTCAAGACCAGCTCGGTCTACGGCCTGATCCACGCCCTGGAGCGCCGCGGCGGCGTCTGGTTTGCGCGCGGCGGGACGAGCGCCCTGATCAACGGGCTGGTGAAGTTCTTCGAGGATCTGGGCGGCGACTTCCGTCTGAACAGCCGGGTCGAACGCATCGAAACCGAGGGCGATCGCGCCACCGGGGTGACCCTGGCCGGCGGCGAAGTCATTCCCGCTGAGATGGTCGCGTCGAACGCCGACGTTGTGACCACCTACGAGAAGCTGCTGGGCCGCACGCCGCGCGGGAAGTCCAAGGCAAAGTCGCTGAAGTCGAAGCGATTCTCGATGTCGCTGTTCGTCCTGCATTTCGGCACGTCGCAGCCGCAGCCGCAGCTGGCCCACCACACGATCTGTTTCGGGGCCCGCTATCGCGAGCTGATCTCCGAGATCTTCTCCGGCCCGACCCTGCCCGACGACTTCTCGCTGTACCTCCACGCGCCGTGCGCCACCGACCCGTCGATGGCCCCCGAGGGGATGAGCAGCCACTATGTCCTGTCGCCCGTGCCCCACCTGGGCGCCGCCGACATCGACTGGGATGTGAAGGGGCCGGAATACCGCGAGAAGATCATCGACTATCTGGAGGAGCGCTACATTCCGAACCTGCGGCGCGACCTGGTGACGACGCGGATCTGGACACCAAAGGACTTCAAGACGGACCTGGACGCCCATCTGGGCTCGGCCTTCTCCCTGGAGCCGATCCTGACACAGAGTGCATGGTTCCGGCCCCACAACCGGGACGACGTCATCGACAACCTCTACATTGTCGGGGCCGGCACCCACCCGGGCGCAGGCATCCCCGGCGTGGTCGGATCAGCCAAGGCGACGGCCGGGCTGATGCTGGAACAGGGGCAGACCGTCCGGTGA
- the crtY gene encoding lycopene beta-cyclase CrtY codes for MGRPDYDLILVGGGLASSLIAWRLAIDRPDLRVAVIERDGRLGGKHTWSFFDGDISTEDRAWLAPATPHRWSGGYEIYFPGLSRSMTTPYNSMTSERLHAAVAPLLGDRLIAGEAVVVSPDAVTLADQSVIRARGVIDARGPAPTPHLDLGWQLFLGRTVRLTEPHGLTRPTIMDATVAQGDAYRFVYLLPFDERTVLIEDTYYVDGARLDREVLRGRIDAYARSRGWTVEAVLDEEEGILPIALDGDIDAFWAEEPSVARAGLAAALFHPTTGYSLLDAVATARLVAGATDLSSAGLRTLMEDHSKQVWADRAFYRLLDRMLFRAAEPKDRWSVMRRFYGLSEPLVRRFYAGRSTTLDKARILTGKPPVPIHRALRQLRESGVGRPA; via the coding sequence ATGGGCCGTCCCGACTATGACCTGATCCTCGTCGGCGGCGGGCTGGCGTCCAGCCTGATCGCCTGGCGGCTCGCCATTGACCGTCCGGATCTGCGTGTGGCCGTCATCGAGCGCGACGGGCGACTGGGCGGGAAGCACACCTGGTCCTTCTTTGACGGCGACATCTCGACCGAGGACCGCGCCTGGCTGGCCCCGGCGACGCCGCACCGCTGGTCGGGCGGGTACGAAATCTATTTCCCCGGCCTGAGCCGGTCGATGACGACTCCCTACAACAGCATGACCTCCGAGCGGCTGCACGCGGCCGTGGCACCCCTGCTGGGTGACCGGCTGATCGCGGGCGAGGCCGTGGTCGTTTCGCCCGACGCCGTGACCCTGGCCGATCAGTCGGTCATCCGCGCGCGCGGGGTGATCGACGCGCGAGGGCCCGCCCCGACGCCGCATCTGGATCTGGGCTGGCAGCTGTTCCTCGGGCGGACGGTTCGGCTGACGGAGCCTCACGGCCTGACCCGCCCGACGATCATGGACGCAACGGTGGCGCAGGGAGACGCCTACCGGTTTGTCTATCTGCTTCCCTTCGACGAGCGGACCGTCCTGATCGAGGACACCTACTACGTCGACGGCGCGCGGCTGGATCGCGAGGTGCTGAGGGGACGGATCGATGCCTACGCCCGGTCGCGAGGGTGGACCGTCGAGGCGGTCCTCGATGAGGAGGAGGGGATCCTGCCCATCGCGCTGGACGGCGACATCGACGCCTTCTGGGCCGAAGAGCCTTCGGTGGCGCGGGCGGGCCTGGCCGCGGCCCTGTTTCACCCGACGACCGGCTATTCGCTTTTGGACGCCGTCGCGACAGCGCGGCTGGTCGCGGGCGCAACGGACCTGTCTTCCGCGGGGTTGCGGACTCTGATGGAAGATCACTCCAAGCAGGTCTGGGCCGATCGCGCCTTTTATCGATTGCTGGACAGGATGCTGTTCAGGGCCGCCGAGCCGAAAGATCGCTGGAGCGTCATGCGTCGGTTCTATGGTCTGTCAGAGCCGCTGGTGCGGCGCTTCTACGCAGGACGGAGCACGACGCTGGACAAGGCGCGCATCCTGACCGGAAAACCGCCCGTGCCCATCCATCGCGCGCTGCGACAGCTGCGTGAATCCGGCGTAGGAAGACCAGCATGA
- a CDS encoding bifunctional methylenetetrahydrofolate dehydrogenase/methenyltetrahydrofolate cyclohydrolase: protein MADDATRAMIIDGKAFAASLVDRITTATAALIADHGITPGLAVVIVGEDPASQIYVRNKGETTARAGMRSETHRLTDTTSQDELLALVQTLNDDPGIHGILVQLPLPSQIDSSAVLGAIDPDKDVDGFHVVNAGRLAVGLPGLVPCTPLGSTLLLKDRLGDLSGLHAVIVGRSNIVGKPMAQLLLAENCTVTVAHSRSRDLPALCRTADILVAAVGRPETIRGDWIKPGATVIDVGINRVPALDPARAAEGKTRVVGDVAFAEALDVAGAITPVPGGVGPMTIASLLANTYVAACRAHGIVRSALDA from the coding sequence ATGGCGGACGATGCCACGCGCGCCATGATCATCGACGGCAAGGCGTTCGCAGCCAGCCTCGTCGACCGGATCACGACTGCGACAGCCGCCCTGATCGCCGATCACGGCATTACCCCGGGCCTTGCCGTGGTCATCGTCGGCGAGGATCCCGCCAGCCAGATCTACGTCCGCAACAAGGGCGAGACCACGGCCCGCGCTGGCATGCGTTCCGAGACCCATCGCCTGACGGACACCACTTCCCAGGACGAGCTCCTGGCCCTGGTCCAGACCCTGAACGACGACCCGGGAATTCACGGGATCCTGGTGCAGTTGCCCCTGCCCTCGCAGATCGACTCGTCTGCGGTATTGGGCGCGATCGACCCCGACAAGGACGTAGACGGATTCCACGTCGTCAATGCCGGGCGCCTCGCGGTCGGCCTCCCCGGCCTCGTTCCCTGCACCCCGCTCGGCTCGACCCTGTTGCTCAAGGATCGGCTCGGCGACCTTTCCGGCCTCCACGCCGTGATCGTGGGCCGCTCGAACATCGTGGGCAAGCCGATGGCCCAGCTGCTGCTGGCGGAGAACTGCACCGTGACCGTCGCCCACTCGCGCAGCCGCGACCTGCCGGCCCTGTGCCGCACCGCCGACATCCTCGTCGCTGCGGTCGGTCGCCCGGAGACGATCCGGGGTGACTGGATCAAGCCGGGTGCCACAGTGATCGACGTGGGCATCAATCGCGTGCCCGCCCTCGACCCGGCCAGGGCGGCCGAAGGCAAGACCCGCGTGGTCGGCGACGTCGCCTTCGCCGAGGCTCTCGACGTAGCGGGGGCGATCACGCCCGTGCCGGGTGGCGTGGGCCCCATGACCATCGCCTCTCTGCTGGCCAACACCTATGTCGCCGCCTGCCGTGCGCACGGTATCGTACGGTCAGCTCTGGACGCTTGA
- a CDS encoding LemA family protein, which yields MVRINSRFGVATALVLAVPALSACGYNTIPTKQERAQAAWADVQSQYQRRADLIPNLVATVQGAAIQERTTLTQVIEARARATSVQITPETLSDPAAFQQFQAAQGQLTSALSRLLVTVEAYPQLQANQGFLQLQSQLEGTENRITIARRDYNEAVRDYNTSLRTFPTVIWAKTAFSGEEPMQLFTATAEAQSAPQVQFNLNGTPASQPGGTSAAVPPGSPPPTQ from the coding sequence ATGGTTCGCATAAATTCTCGCTTCGGCGTTGCGACGGCGCTCGTCCTGGCGGTCCCGGCCCTCTCGGCCTGCGGCTACAACACCATCCCGACCAAGCAGGAACGCGCCCAGGCGGCCTGGGCCGATGTCCAGAGCCAGTATCAGCGGCGGGCCGACCTGATCCCGAACCTGGTCGCCACCGTTCAGGGAGCCGCCATCCAGGAACGCACCACCCTGACCCAGGTGATCGAGGCCCGCGCCCGCGCCACCTCCGTCCAGATCACGCCTGAAACCCTGAGCGACCCCGCCGCCTTCCAGCAGTTCCAGGCGGCCCAGGGCCAGTTGACCAGTGCGCTGTCACGACTGCTCGTGACCGTTGAAGCCTATCCGCAGCTGCAGGCCAACCAGGGGTTCCTGCAACTGCAGTCCCAGCTCGAGGGTACCGAGAACCGCATCACGATCGCCCGGCGCGACTACAATGAAGCCGTGCGCGACTATAACACCTCGCTGCGGACCTTCCCGACGGTGATCTGGGCCAAGACCGCCTTTTCGGGCGAGGAGCCCATGCAGCTTTTCACAGCGACCGCCGAGGCGCAGTCCGCGCCGCAGGTCCAGTTCAATCTGAACGGGACGCCCGCCAGCCAGCCCGGCGGCACGTCGGCCGCCGTTCCTCCGGGCTCGCCCCCGCCAACGCAGTGA
- a CDS encoding TPM domain-containing protein: protein MRSGSIARQSRLVVACASGLLLAMTFALSLGTRALAADPTFPALSGRIVDQARLLSAEREAEITAKLEQLETDTGDQFVVVTLNSLEDYQIEDYGYRLGRTWGIGNAESDSGVLLIVAPNERKVRLEVGYGLEPVLTDALSNQIIQNDILPPFRQSGFEEGISAGVDAVIEQLRLDPAEAQARAAAAVPTEADEPVFPVLIIALIFLFLFLNLMRGVGRSGRRRRSSDGLGQVVLWGVANALSSAATSRSSGGSGFSGGGGFSGGGGSFGGGGASGGW, encoded by the coding sequence GTGAGGTCCGGTTCGATCGCCCGCCAGTCGCGGCTTGTCGTCGCCTGCGCCAGCGGCCTCCTGCTGGCCATGACGTTTGCCCTGTCGCTGGGGACACGCGCGCTTGCCGCCGACCCGACTTTCCCCGCCTTGTCAGGCCGGATCGTCGATCAGGCCCGGCTGTTGTCGGCCGAACGAGAAGCCGAGATCACGGCCAAGCTCGAGCAACTGGAAACCGATACGGGTGACCAGTTCGTCGTCGTCACCCTCAACAGCCTCGAAGACTATCAGATCGAGGACTACGGCTATCGACTGGGTCGCACCTGGGGCATCGGCAATGCCGAAAGCGACAGCGGCGTCCTGCTGATCGTCGCCCCCAACGAGCGCAAGGTACGCCTCGAGGTCGGCTACGGGCTGGAGCCGGTTCTGACCGACGCCCTGTCCAACCAGATCATCCAGAACGACATCCTGCCCCCGTTCCGTCAAAGCGGCTTCGAAGAAGGGATCTCGGCAGGGGTGGACGCCGTCATCGAACAGTTGCGCCTGGATCCGGCCGAGGCCCAGGCCCGGGCTGCCGCGGCCGTCCCGACCGAGGCCGACGAGCCGGTGTTTCCCGTCCTGATCATTGCGCTGATCTTCCTGTTCCTGTTCCTGAACCTGATGCGGGGCGTGGGACGAAGCGGGCGACGTCGACGCAGTTCCGACGGTCTCGGTCAGGTCGTCCTGTGGGGTGTGGCCAATGCCCTGAGCAGCGCCGCCACCAGCCGCTCCAGCGGCGGCTCCGGCTTCAGCGGGGGCGGAGGGTTTTCGGGCGGGGGCGGCAGCTTCGGCGGCGGAGGAGCCTCAGGCGGATGGTGA
- a CDS encoding TPM domain-containing protein, which produces MRIKPEEHASIAAAIAAAEAKTSGEIFCVLARRVSSYRDISMVWAAAAAMILPLGFIPLGFDAHWFPGFGDTWEAGQLAARDVIIGRTIGVYAVVQAAVFVFAYMILRIPPVTRLFTPRSIRRDRTRQAAMHQFLAHGLHVTQDRTGVLIFAALSDRQVEVIADEGIYSRVDPDIWAEAVTALTSGLKASRPAEGFERAIELAGRVLAEHFPPRPRNPDEVPNRIVEI; this is translated from the coding sequence ATGCGCATCAAACCCGAGGAACACGCCTCGATCGCCGCCGCTATCGCCGCAGCGGAAGCGAAAACATCCGGTGAAATCTTCTGCGTGCTGGCGCGGCGGGTGTCTTCGTACCGTGACATCAGCATGGTCTGGGCAGCCGCAGCGGCCATGATCCTGCCTCTGGGGTTCATCCCGCTGGGGTTCGACGCCCACTGGTTTCCGGGGTTCGGCGACACCTGGGAGGCCGGACAGCTGGCGGCGCGCGACGTCATCATCGGACGGACGATCGGGGTGTATGCCGTTGTCCAGGCGGCGGTGTTCGTCTTCGCCTATATGATTCTGCGCATTCCTCCTGTGACCCGACTGTTCACGCCGCGCTCGATCCGGCGCGACCGGACGCGTCAGGCCGCCATGCATCAGTTCCTCGCCCACGGTCTGCACGTGACCCAGGATCGGACCGGCGTGCTGATCTTCGCCGCGCTCTCGGACCGCCAGGTCGAGGTCATCGCCGACGAGGGTATCTACAGCCGGGTCGATCCGGACATCTGGGCCGAGGCCGTGACGGCCCTGACCTCCGGGTTGAAGGCGAGTCGTCCTGCCGAAGGATTCGAGCGGGCCATAGAACTGGCCGGCCGTGTGCTGGCGGAGCACTTTCCTCCGCGTCCACGCAACCCCGACGAAGTGCCCAACCGCATCGTCGAAATCTGA
- a CDS encoding endonuclease/exonuclease/phosphatase family protein: MRLLTYNVHRCVGVDRRLDVERIVGVIAEHDPDIVCLQELDVGRARTGGVDQARVIADRLAMSVRFHAAMTVEQEEYGDAILTRCPERLIRVGALPTVKGIPGLEPRGAIWIRVEKPGCPPLNVLTTHLGLVPREQRLQAAALAGKDWMGHAECQGPTILAGDFNATSITRPYQTLTRHLADCQRQIGQKPTIKTFPSGFPAIRIDHVFVSPHIRVTGVRAAFSPLARMASDHLPLIVDFEFQPV, from the coding sequence ATGCGTCTTTTGACCTACAACGTGCACCGCTGCGTCGGCGTCGATCGGCGTCTGGACGTCGAGCGGATCGTCGGTGTCATAGCCGAGCACGACCCCGATATCGTCTGCCTGCAGGAACTCGACGTCGGTCGCGCCCGAACGGGCGGCGTGGATCAGGCGCGCGTCATTGCCGATCGGCTGGCCATGTCCGTCCGGTTCCACGCGGCGATGACTGTGGAACAGGAGGAATACGGGGACGCCATCCTGACCCGTTGCCCCGAACGGCTGATCCGCGTCGGAGCGCTTCCCACCGTGAAGGGCATCCCGGGGCTGGAACCCCGTGGGGCGATCTGGATCCGTGTGGAAAAGCCCGGATGCCCGCCGCTGAATGTCCTGACCACCCATCTGGGCCTCGTTCCCCGCGAGCAGCGGCTTCAGGCCGCCGCGCTGGCCGGCAAGGACTGGATGGGCCACGCCGAGTGCCAGGGACCGACGATTCTGGCCGGCGACTTCAACGCCACATCGATCACCCGCCCCTATCAGACGCTGACCCGCCATCTCGCCGACTGTCAGCGCCAGATCGGCCAGAAGCCGACGATCAAGACCTTCCCGTCCGGCTTCCCCGCCATCCGGATCGACCACGTGTTCGTCAGTCCGCACATCCGGGTGACCGGCGTGCGCGCTGCCTTCTCCCCCCTCGCCCGCATGGCGTCCGACCATCTGCCACTGATCGTGGATTTCGAGTTTCAGCCGGTCTGA